A window of Paremcibacter congregatus contains these coding sequences:
- a CDS encoding TonB-dependent receptor domain-containing protein yields the protein MEKFSSRFKCGVSLLTAAILPLTSQPLQAAQDTVQNSIEDEIVLEEIMVTGSRIKRRSLDSPTPVAVIGAEDLAFSGKLNLGDYLSELPQLGSTFTTANSTRFIGTAGGSFLDLRRLGSVRTLVLVDGRRHVGSSAGDTRVDINTIPSDLIERVEVITGGASAIYGSDAVTGVVNFILKENYEGLTARAQYGLADEGPYDSYHLSLTGGGNFNDDRGNAVLSVEWAEESRVKNTDREFSSRRYRLVNNPDDTGPDDGIPDQFYRPNSGISFITKAGTIFFDLGSLMTFDPDGSVRDQVLGTDFGGFECMDCDFLDLDEVSDLRPSLQRLSLNGKFTYDLTEDISVFAEAKYVNTQTFNLGQPAFDFFGSAITIQRDNAFLKSDLAALMDDAGVTEIGINRFNVDAGRRGEDNERQTHRIVAGFKGDLGEAWTWEASYSFGRSTQILTAINNRINDRWTAATDAVVDPATGEIVCRVTLEDSDNSLLDGCIPTSIFGDGAVNAASEAWFNQDTIRRDTIEQQVASAFISGSVYELPAGDLDVAVGIEWRKDTSLSKPAPLDSAGLTFGNALQVTSGEIEVKEAFGEISVPVLKDAPFAESLMLDAAIRYADYDTSSDKNTTWKVGGTWQPISDVRFRATYSKAVRAPNIGELFGPQDANFFSVDDPCKTSELDLIADPARRSNREANCAALGVAPDFDSDYDQATLPGLSGGNPDLEVETAKTWTAGVVVTPRFLDGFSATVDWWQVTIDDAISSTDAQDILDRCVDAESINNIFCPLITRDSTDEITNILQIQANIAGLEASGVDFDITYNISGIANTDGMLSLKLMGTYLLYNRDFPFQDEPDNPDREDGELGDPEWLMNFTATYYSGPWTFNYKLRFIDDMLRVEHEDFEASPEEQELIHTGTVTYSDIQLRYQIRDGIEVYGGVNNIFEKNPPLPFDATGGDSGIYDNVGRFFYTGVTATF from the coding sequence ATGGAGAAATTTTCTTCACGCTTTAAATGTGGCGTGTCACTTCTGACTGCCGCCATTTTACCCCTCACATCCCAGCCTTTACAGGCCGCGCAAGACACCGTGCAGAATTCTATCGAAGACGAGATCGTTTTGGAAGAAATCATGGTCACCGGATCGCGGATCAAACGGCGCAGCCTCGATTCGCCGACACCGGTCGCGGTAATCGGTGCAGAGGACCTCGCATTCTCAGGTAAGTTGAACCTCGGGGACTATCTGTCGGAATTACCTCAGCTTGGATCGACTTTTACTACAGCCAACTCGACCCGCTTTATCGGCACGGCCGGGGGATCTTTTCTCGATCTGCGCCGGTTGGGGTCCGTGAGGACGCTGGTGCTTGTGGATGGTCGTCGCCATGTGGGCAGCAGCGCCGGAGACACCCGGGTGGATATTAATACAATTCCCTCAGACCTGATTGAACGGGTCGAGGTGATCACCGGCGGGGCCTCGGCCATTTATGGTTCTGATGCGGTCACCGGGGTGGTCAATTTTATCTTGAAAGAGAATTATGAGGGACTGACGGCGCGGGCGCAATATGGCCTTGCCGATGAAGGCCCTTATGACAGTTATCATTTAAGTCTCACCGGTGGCGGGAACTTCAACGATGACAGGGGCAATGCGGTATTGTCCGTGGAGTGGGCGGAAGAATCCCGGGTCAAAAATACCGATCGCGAATTCAGCAGCAGACGGTATCGTCTGGTCAATAATCCCGATGATACGGGGCCGGATGACGGTATACCGGACCAGTTCTATCGCCCGAATTCCGGCATTAGCTTTATCACCAAGGCCGGGACGATTTTTTTCGACCTGGGCAGTTTGATGACCTTTGACCCTGATGGATCGGTTCGGGATCAGGTGCTGGGCACCGACTTTGGCGGTTTTGAATGTATGGATTGCGATTTCCTGGATCTGGACGAGGTGTCCGATCTCAGGCCTTCCCTGCAGCGGTTGTCTCTGAACGGGAAATTCACCTATGACCTTACAGAAGATATATCTGTGTTTGCGGAGGCGAAATACGTCAATACGCAGACCTTCAATCTCGGGCAGCCGGCCTTTGATTTCTTTGGGTCCGCCATCACCATACAGCGCGACAATGCCTTTCTCAAAAGTGACCTGGCCGCGTTGATGGATGACGCCGGGGTGACGGAAATCGGCATCAACAGGTTCAATGTAGATGCCGGCCGACGGGGAGAGGACAATGAACGGCAGACCCACAGGATCGTGGCCGGCTTCAAAGGTGATCTCGGCGAGGCCTGGACTTGGGAAGCGTCCTACAGCTTTGGCCGCTCGACCCAGATATTGACGGCCATCAATAACCGGATAAATGACCGCTGGACCGCCGCCACCGACGCGGTGGTGGACCCCGCGACGGGTGAGATCGTTTGTCGTGTGACATTGGAAGATAGTGATAACTCGCTGCTTGACGGTTGTATTCCAACCAGTATATTTGGCGATGGCGCTGTAAATGCGGCATCGGAGGCTTGGTTTAATCAGGACACCATTCGCCGGGATACCATTGAGCAGCAAGTGGCCTCGGCCTTTATCTCGGGCAGCGTATATGAGCTACCTGCCGGCGATCTGGATGTGGCGGTCGGGATTGAGTGGCGGAAGGACACCAGTCTGTCGAAACCGGCGCCGCTGGATTCTGCCGGGCTGACATTCGGTAATGCCCTTCAGGTGACATCGGGCGAGATCGAGGTCAAGGAGGCTTTTGGCGAGATATCCGTTCCAGTGTTGAAGGATGCCCCCTTTGCGGAGAGTTTAATGCTTGATGCGGCCATTCGCTACGCGGATTATGACACGTCATCGGATAAAAATACGACCTGGAAAGTTGGGGGGACCTGGCAGCCAATTTCAGATGTCAGATTTCGCGCCACATATTCCAAAGCGGTTCGGGCACCAAATATTGGTGAATTGTTCGGCCCTCAGGATGCCAATTTCTTTAGTGTGGATGATCCCTGTAAAACCAGTGAACTGGATCTGATTGCCGATCCGGCCCGGCGCAGCAACCGTGAAGCCAACTGTGCGGCGCTCGGGGTCGCGCCGGATTTTGATTCAGATTATGATCAGGCGACGTTGCCCGGTCTGTCCGGGGGTAATCCGGATCTGGAAGTGGAAACAGCGAAAACCTGGACGGCTGGCGTTGTGGTGACGCCGCGTTTTCTGGACGGATTTAGCGCGACGGTTGACTGGTGGCAGGTTACGATTGACGATGCGATCAGTTCGACCGATGCTCAGGATATCCTGGACCGTTGTGTCGATGCAGAATCGATCAATAACATTTTTTGTCCGCTCATCACCCGGGACAGTACCGACGAGATCACCAATATTCTCCAGATTCAAGCCAATATTGCTGGTTTGGAAGCGTCCGGGGTTGATTTCGATATTACCTATAATATTTCAGGTATCGCCAATACGGATGGCATGTTGTCACTGAAATTAATGGGGACCTATTTGTTGTATAATCGTGATTTCCCCTTCCAGGACGAGCCCGATAATCCAGACCGGGAGGATGGGGAGTTAGGTGATCCGGAGTGGTTGATGAACTTTACCGCCACCTACTATTCCGGCCCTTGGACCTTCAACTATAAACTGCGCTTCATTGATGACATGTTGCGGGTGGAGCATGAAGATTTTGAGGCCTCGCCAGAGGAGCAGGAGCTGATCCATACGGGAACGGTGACCTACAGCGATATTCAACTGCGTTACCAAATCCGCGACGGCATTGAAGTTTATGGGGGGGTGAATAATATTTTCGAAAAGAACCCGCCACTGCCTTTTGATGCGACGGGAGGTGATTCCGGAATTTATGACAATGTCGGGAGATTTTTCTATACTGGCGTGACGGCAACCTTCTGA
- a CDS encoding MlaA family lipoprotein yields MTLIPRISRFLPQLSGISFRQAGLVLLSIMLLFTAGCAKRPPASDPQALTAYLEANDPLEPMNRAIFSFNQGFDRILLAPAARLYRQFGPPDIRDGISNFVSNWREPVTFVNDVLQGEAKRAGTTLTRFLINSTFGLLGILDTATYWGIEHHSEDFGETFAVWGFGEGFYLMLPILGPSNARDFAGFTVDFFYDPVSLWLSHKGWTYVRYGRLALRGLIYREENLETLDDLGKSSTDFYATIRSAYRQNRNYEINNGKLDTNADDDLFDDDFDDDF; encoded by the coding sequence ATGACACTCATCCCGCGCATTTCGCGCTTTTTGCCCCAGTTATCGGGCATATCGTTTCGCCAGGCCGGGCTTGTTCTCCTGTCTATTATGCTTCTCTTTACAGCAGGTTGCGCCAAAAGGCCCCCCGCTTCAGATCCTCAGGCCCTGACCGCCTATCTGGAGGCAAATGACCCCCTGGAGCCCATGAACCGGGCAATATTTTCATTTAACCAGGGTTTTGACCGTATTCTTCTGGCCCCGGCCGCACGACTTTACCGCCAGTTCGGCCCGCCTGATATTCGCGACGGGATTTCTAATTTTGTCAGTAATTGGCGTGAACCGGTTACCTTCGTCAATGATGTATTGCAGGGCGAGGCAAAACGCGCCGGCACTACCCTGACCCGGTTTTTAATCAACAGCACGTTCGGACTACTGGGGATATTAGATACGGCGACCTATTGGGGCATTGAACATCATAGTGAAGATTTTGGCGAAACATTCGCCGTCTGGGGCTTTGGCGAGGGTTTTTATCTGATGCTGCCGATCCTCGGCCCATCCAATGCACGGGACTTCGCCGGTTTTACGGTCGACTTCTTTTATGACCCTGTCAGCCTGTGGTTATCTCACAAAGGCTGGACTTACGTGCGTTATGGCCGTCTGGCGTTACGCGGCCTGATCTACCGGGAAGAAAATCTCGAAACTCTCGATGACCTGGGGAAGTCTTCGACAGATTTTTATGCGACTATTCGCAGCGCCTATCGTCAGAACCGTAATTATGAAATCAATAACGGCAAGCTGGATACCAACGCAGACGACGACCTGTTCGACGACGATTTTGATGACGACTTTTAA
- the metF gene encoding methylenetetrahydrofolate reductase [NAD(P)H]: MTDFQREDLLKPSLFAAEAKDIDVSFEFFPPKTEKMEQALWSSIRKLEPLHPGMVSVTYGAGGSTRERTHATVSRILKETDLLPAAHLTCVAATKGEIDDIAREYWDMGVRHIVALRGDMPTIGQAYAPHEQGYKNAADLVTGLKKIGDFHLSVAAYPESHPDSANPAADIDNLKRKIDNGADQAITQYFFDVDMYFRFMDRVLAAGITVPIIPGIMPVTNFAQAKNFSGRCGTSIPAWLATLFEGLDDRPEIRRHVAATVAAEQCMRLYQGGVKKFHFYTLNRSELTTTICHFLGIRPEGEIS, translated from the coding sequence GTGACTGATTTTCAAAGAGAAGACCTGCTAAAGCCGAGCCTTTTCGCCGCTGAAGCAAAAGACATTGATGTCTCGTTCGAATTTTTTCCCCCGAAAACAGAGAAGATGGAGCAGGCATTATGGAGTAGCATCCGTAAACTGGAACCCCTGCATCCGGGCATGGTATCGGTCACTTACGGGGCTGGTGGATCAACCCGGGAACGCACCCATGCCACTGTGTCGCGCATTCTCAAGGAAACCGATCTGCTGCCGGCGGCCCATCTGACCTGTGTGGCGGCGACCAAAGGGGAGATCGATGATATCGCCCGCGAATATTGGGACATGGGCGTGCGTCATATTGTCGCCTTGCGCGGTGATATGCCAACCATCGGGCAGGCGTATGCGCCCCATGAACAAGGCTATAAAAATGCCGCCGACCTGGTGACGGGTCTGAAAAAAATTGGTGATTTCCACCTGTCCGTGGCTGCTTACCCGGAAAGCCATCCGGATTCCGCCAATCCGGCGGCAGATATTGATAACCTGAAACGCAAGATTGACAATGGCGCTGATCAGGCGATCACCCAGTATTTTTTCGATGTGGATATGTATTTCCGCTTTATGGACCGGGTGCTGGCGGCGGGCATCACGGTGCCGATCATTCCGGGCATCATGCCGGTGACCAATTTCGCCCAGGCGAAGAATTTTTCCGGGCGGTGCGGTACCAGCATTCCCGCCTGGCTCGCGACCCTGTTTGAAGGTCTGGATGACCGGCCTGAAATCAGACGCCATGTGGCGGCGACGGTCGCGGCGGAGCAATGCATGCGGCTCTATCAGGGCGGGGTCAAGAAATTCCATTTCTATACCCTCAACCGGTCGGAACTGACGACAACCATTTGCCATTTTCTGGGGATCAGACCAGAAGGAGAAATATCATGA
- a CDS encoding ArsR/SmtB family transcription factor, whose amino-acid sequence MDVQVEIGFDRMLNALKAVGEETRLRILALFQTGELTVTELVTILRQSQPRVSRHLRLLCEAGLLERYREGTWIFYRLAAGGPEGDLARAIITYIPFSEQVLQHDAERLREVKSERQGRATQYFKENAENWDRIRSLYVAEEKVEQILLEVTADMEINDFLDVGTGTGRILEVFADRIGRGTGIDLSREMLAVARVNLEKANLHNCQVRQGDMYDLALASESMDLVLIHQVLHFADDPSAAIKESARLLRTGGRVIVVDFAPHKLEYLREEHAHRRLGFKNTEIAGWFMANGLESHPVIELEGTELDLSIWVGTKN is encoded by the coding sequence GTGGATGTACAGGTGGAAATCGGTTTTGATCGAATGTTGAATGCATTGAAGGCCGTGGGGGAGGAAACCCGGTTGCGGATTCTGGCCTTGTTTCAGACCGGAGAGTTGACGGTTACTGAACTGGTCACCATCCTGCGACAAAGCCAGCCGAGGGTCTCGCGACATTTACGGTTACTGTGTGAGGCGGGACTTCTGGAGCGTTATCGGGAGGGCACATGGATATTTTACCGTCTGGCCGCAGGTGGGCCGGAAGGGGATCTGGCGCGCGCCATTATCACATATATACCTTTCTCCGAACAGGTGCTGCAGCATGATGCGGAACGTTTGCGAGAGGTTAAATCGGAACGTCAGGGACGGGCGACACAATATTTTAAGGAAAATGCCGAGAATTGGGATCGTATCCGCTCGCTATATGTGGCGGAGGAAAAGGTTGAGCAGATCCTGCTGGAAGTGACGGCGGATATGGAGATCAATGATTTTCTTGATGTGGGGACCGGGACAGGCCGTATTCTTGAAGTCTTTGCCGACCGCATCGGCCGGGGTACGGGGATCGACCTCAGTCGGGAAATGTTGGCGGTTGCGCGGGTGAATCTGGAAAAGGCCAATCTGCATAATTGCCAGGTACGTCAGGGGGATATGTATGATCTGGCGTTGGCCAGTGAGTCCATGGATCTTGTTCTGATCCATCAGGTATTGCATTTCGCCGATGATCCAAGCGCTGCGATCAAGGAAAGTGCGCGCTTGTTGCGGACCGGAGGGCGGGTGATCGTGGTTGATTTTGCCCCCCATAAACTGGAATACCTGAGGGAAGAACATGCGCATCGTCGTCTTGGCTTCAAGAATACGGAAATTGCCGGCTGGTTTATGGCGAACGGTCTGGAAAGCCATCCGGTGATAGAGCTTGAGGGCACCGAACTGGATCTGTCGATCTGGGTCGGCACCAAAAATTGA